A part of Citrifermentans bremense genomic DNA contains:
- a CDS encoding Hsp20/alpha crystallin family protein, with the protein MAVIPKEPLEWLGLFRQQMDEIFRYLTTLEGREGGAEKEHSPLVDIYETDSSFVVEAELPGCDLKDISLSICCSTLVVEGVTREGALPGVNYSCLELFTGRFCRAVELPPGADLDRVTARYRRGLLTVVIPWCKGEKPHIREIQIEE; encoded by the coding sequence TCCGCCAGCAGATGGACGAGATCTTCCGCTACCTCACCACGCTGGAAGGGCGGGAGGGGGGCGCCGAGAAGGAGCACTCCCCCCTGGTGGATATCTACGAGACGGACAGTTCCTTCGTGGTCGAGGCGGAACTTCCCGGCTGCGACCTGAAGGACATCTCCCTGAGTATCTGCTGCTCCACCCTGGTGGTGGAAGGGGTCACCCGCGAGGGGGCGCTTCCCGGCGTCAACTACAGCTGCCTCGAGCTCTTTACCGGCCGCTTTTGCCGCGCCGTCGAACTCCCGCCCGGAGCCGATCTGGACCGGGTCACGGCGCGCTACCGGCGGGGGCTGCTCACCGTGGTCATCCCCTGGTGCAAGGGGGAAAAGCCGCATATTCGGGAGATCCAGATAGAAGAGTAA
- the lon gene encoding endopeptidase La, translating into MENRQETEELNIPDVLPLLPVRDVVVYPYMILPLFVGREISISAVDYALSKDRMIFLATQRDVGDEDPAPEAIYEVGTVAMIMRMLKLPDGRVKILVQGLTKARITEYLAEKPFYSVRIDRIVEPALQENTLEAEALIRTVKEELGKIVALGKAVSPEVMVIVENMQEPGSLADLVASNIGLKVEEAQGLLEVIDPLERLKRVNDLLNKESELLNMQARIQSAAKEEMGKSQREYYLREQLRAIQQELGETDARSEEIAELRKSIESAKMPQSVEKEALKQLGRLEQMHPDAAEAGMLRTFLDWMVDIPWGKSTKDSLEINRASEILNEDHYFLEKVKERILEFLAVRKLKKKMKGPILCFVGPPGVGKTSLGKSIARAMGRKFVRISLGGVRDEAEIRGHRRTYVGALPGRIIQGLKQAGSNNPVFMLDELDKLGSDFRGDPSSALLEVLDPEQNNSFSDHYINLPFNLSNVMFIATANQMDTIPGPLRDRMEVISLSGYTEEEKLGIAKRYLVPRQVKENGITEETVTFSDEALKTVISKYTREAGLRNLEREIGSICRKVARKVAEGKGEHFTITAGTVAKYLGPPKFLREEEMERNEVGVVTGLAWTPVGGEVLFVEATVMKGKGGLTLTGQLGDVMKESVQAALSYIRSKTADFDIPEDFNSTTDIHVHVPAGAIPKDGPSAGVTMATALVSALTKIPVRKEVAMTGEITLRGKVLPIGGLKEKILAAARLGVTTIVIPVQNQKDLEDVPKTILKKLKIVPASNIDDVLAVALEVYPPPAASKPKPSKTEPPKAKVPRSRVSVPPTGVRGKA; encoded by the coding sequence ATGGAAAACAGGCAGGAGACCGAAGAACTTAACATACCGGATGTTCTGCCGCTGCTCCCGGTGAGGGACGTGGTTGTCTATCCCTACATGATTCTGCCGCTTTTCGTCGGCCGCGAGATCTCCATCAGCGCCGTCGATTACGCCCTTTCCAAGGACCGGATGATCTTCCTGGCGACCCAGAGGGACGTGGGCGACGAGGATCCGGCCCCTGAGGCGATCTACGAAGTAGGCACCGTGGCCATGATCATGCGCATGCTGAAGCTCCCGGACGGGAGGGTGAAGATCCTGGTCCAGGGACTCACCAAGGCGCGCATCACTGAGTACCTGGCGGAGAAGCCCTTCTACTCGGTCCGCATCGACAGGATCGTCGAGCCGGCGCTGCAGGAGAACACCCTGGAGGCCGAGGCGCTGATCCGCACCGTGAAGGAAGAGCTGGGTAAGATCGTGGCGCTGGGCAAGGCCGTCTCCCCCGAGGTGATGGTCATAGTCGAGAACATGCAGGAGCCGGGCTCCCTGGCCGACCTCGTCGCCAGCAACATAGGGCTCAAGGTCGAGGAGGCGCAGGGGCTCTTAGAAGTGATAGACCCCCTGGAGCGCCTGAAGCGGGTGAACGACCTGCTGAACAAGGAAAGCGAGCTCTTGAACATGCAGGCCCGCATCCAGTCCGCCGCCAAAGAGGAGATGGGGAAGAGCCAGCGCGAGTACTACCTGCGCGAGCAGCTGCGTGCCATCCAGCAGGAATTGGGCGAGACCGACGCGAGAAGCGAGGAGATCGCCGAGCTCAGGAAGTCGATCGAGAGCGCCAAGATGCCCCAGTCGGTGGAGAAGGAGGCCCTGAAGCAGTTGGGGCGCCTGGAGCAGATGCACCCCGACGCCGCAGAGGCGGGGATGCTGCGCACCTTCCTCGACTGGATGGTGGACATCCCCTGGGGGAAATCAACCAAGGACTCCCTGGAGATCAACCGCGCCTCCGAGATCCTCAACGAGGACCACTACTTCCTGGAAAAGGTGAAGGAACGCATCCTCGAGTTCCTGGCGGTGAGAAAGCTCAAGAAGAAGATGAAGGGGCCCATCCTCTGCTTCGTCGGTCCCCCGGGGGTGGGTAAGACTTCGCTCGGCAAGTCCATCGCCCGCGCCATGGGTAGGAAGTTCGTGCGCATCTCGCTTGGGGGCGTGCGCGACGAGGCCGAGATCCGCGGGCACCGCCGCACCTACGTGGGGGCGCTTCCCGGGCGCATCATCCAGGGGCTCAAGCAGGCCGGCTCCAACAACCCGGTCTTCATGCTGGACGAGCTGGACAAGCTGGGCTCCGATTTCCGCGGAGACCCCTCCTCCGCGCTTTTGGAGGTGCTCGACCCGGAGCAGAACAACAGCTTCTCGGACCACTACATAAACCTCCCCTTCAACCTCTCCAACGTGATGTTCATCGCCACGGCGAACCAGATGGACACCATCCCCGGCCCCTTGCGGGACAGGATGGAGGTGATCAGCCTCTCCGGCTACACCGAGGAGGAAAAGCTCGGCATCGCCAAGCGTTACCTGGTGCCGCGCCAAGTGAAGGAAAACGGCATCACCGAGGAGACGGTCACCTTCTCCGACGAGGCGCTTAAGACAGTGATCTCCAAGTACACCCGCGAGGCGGGTCTCAGGAACCTGGAGCGCGAGATCGGGAGCATCTGCCGCAAGGTGGCCAGGAAGGTAGCCGAAGGGAAGGGTGAGCACTTTACCATCACCGCCGGTACCGTCGCCAAGTACCTTGGGCCGCCGAAGTTCCTGCGCGAAGAGGAGATGGAGAGAAACGAGGTGGGTGTCGTGACCGGGCTTGCCTGGACCCCGGTAGGTGGCGAGGTACTCTTCGTCGAGGCGACGGTAATGAAAGGTAAGGGGGGATTGACCCTCACCGGGCAACTGGGCGACGTGATGAAGGAATCGGTGCAGGCGGCCCTCTCCTACATCCGCTCGAAGACCGCCGACTTCGACATCCCCGAGGACTTCAACTCCACCACCGACATCCATGTCCACGTTCCCGCGGGAGCCATCCCCAAGGACGGCCCCTCCGCAGGTGTAACCATGGCGACAGCCCTGGTCTCGGCGCTCACCAAGATCCCGGTGAGAAAAGAAGTCGCCATGACCGGGGAGATCACGCTGCGCGGCAAGGTCCTCCCCATTGGCGGGTTGAAGGAGAAGATCCTCGCCGCGGCGCGGCTGGGGGTTACCACCATAGTGATCCCGGTGCAGAACCAGAAGGACCTCGAGGACGTGCCGAAGACCATCCTCAAGAAGCTGAAGATCGTCCCGGCATCCAACATCGACGACGTCCTCGCCGTGGCGCTGGAGGTCTATCCCCCTCCCGCGGCCTCGAAACCGAAGCCCTCTAAGACCGAGCCACCCAAGGCCAAGGTTCCCAGGAGCCGGGTCTCCGTCCCCCCCACCGGGGTGAGGGGCAAGGCTTGA
- a CDS encoding secondary thiamine-phosphate synthase enzyme YjbQ — protein MIHYLTLKSREKTELIDITARVEEIIAASRIGTGCCDVFVLHTTAAVTVNEGADPAVKRDISNCLDRMVPDAHYFTHAEGNSAAHVKASMIGCSERLMVDRSKLLLGTWQALYFCEFDGPRERRVAVKLCGE, from the coding sequence ATGATACATTACCTGACGCTGAAAAGCAGGGAGAAGACGGAGCTGATCGACATCACGGCGCGGGTGGAGGAGATCATCGCCGCCTCGCGCATCGGCACCGGATGCTGCGACGTCTTCGTCCTGCACACCACCGCGGCGGTCACGGTCAACGAAGGGGCCGACCCGGCGGTCAAGCGCGACATCAGCAACTGCCTGGACCGCATGGTGCCGGACGCGCACTACTTCACCCACGCCGAAGGGAACTCGGCAGCGCACGTGAAAGCCAGCATGATCGGCTGCTCGGAAAGGCTCATGGTGGACCGGAGCAAGCTGCTATTGGGGACCTGGCAGGCGCTTTACTTCTGCGAGTTCGACGGCCCCAGGGAGCGCCGCGTCGCGGTGAAACTCTGCGGGGAGTAG
- the folK gene encoding 2-amino-4-hydroxy-6-hydroxymethyldihydropteridine diphosphokinase — MAVAELGKLPGTRVTGVSQFYETEPVGGVPQDNFYNAVARIVTTLSPFLLLDELKRVETEVFQRKSSKRWGPRSMDLDILLYGELVLDSEQLTIPHPRLAERRFALQPLADLAPDLVHPVLGKSVAQLLAALTTTEKVVKL, encoded by the coding sequence ATGGCAGTAGCGGAGCTGGGGAAGCTCCCGGGAACCAGGGTCACCGGCGTGTCCCAGTTCTACGAGACCGAGCCTGTGGGGGGAGTTCCACAGGACAACTTCTACAACGCCGTGGCGCGCATAGTCACCACGCTTTCGCCGTTTCTGCTTCTCGACGAACTGAAGCGGGTAGAGACCGAGGTCTTCCAGCGCAAGAGTTCGAAGCGCTGGGGCCCCCGCAGCATGGACCTGGACATCCTCCTCTACGGGGAGCTGGTGCTCGACTCGGAGCAGCTCACCATCCCGCACCCGCGCCTGGCGGAGCGGCGCTTTGCGCTGCAGCCTTTGGCCGACCTCGCCCCCGACCTGGTGCATCCCGTCCTTGGCAAAAGCGTCGCGCAACTTTTGGCAGCACTCACCACGACCGAGAAGGTGGTCAAGCTTTAG
- the fsa gene encoding fructose-6-phosphate aldolase, with product MKFFIDTADVKEIREANELGLVDGVTTNPSLIAKSGRRFEEVIKEITEIVDGPISAEVISLEHDGMIAEATELAKIHPNIVIKLPMTPEGLKATKTLHKRGIKTNVTLIFTPMQALLAAKAGATYVSPFVGRLDDISQDGMGIIQEIRTIFDNYGMDAEIIVASIRNPIHVLDSALIGADICTIPYSVMLQLAKHPLTDAGIKKFLEDWEKVPK from the coding sequence ATGAAGTTTTTTATCGACACAGCGGACGTTAAGGAAATTCGGGAGGCAAACGAGCTCGGGCTGGTAGACGGTGTTACCACCAATCCGTCCCTGATCGCCAAGAGCGGCCGGCGCTTCGAGGAAGTCATCAAGGAAATCACCGAGATCGTCGACGGCCCCATCTCGGCGGAGGTGATCTCGCTCGAGCACGACGGCATGATCGCCGAGGCGACCGAGCTGGCCAAGATCCACCCGAACATCGTCATCAAGCTGCCGATGACCCCGGAAGGTCTCAAAGCCACGAAGACGCTGCACAAGCGCGGCATCAAGACCAACGTGACGCTGATTTTCACCCCGATGCAGGCCCTTCTGGCCGCCAAGGCCGGCGCCACCTACGTCTCCCCGTTCGTCGGGAGGCTGGACGACATCTCCCAGGACGGCATGGGGATCATCCAGGAAATCAGGACCATCTTCGACAACTACGGCATGGACGCCGAGATCATCGTGGCCAGCATCAGGAACCCGATCCACGTGCTCGACTCCGCGCTGATCGGGGCCGACATCTGCACCATCCCGTACTCCGTGATGCTGCAGCTCGCCAAGCACCCGCTGACCGACGCCGGGATCAAGAAGTTCCTGGAGGACTGGGAGAAGGTTCCCAAGTAG
- the thiL gene encoding thiamine-phosphate kinase: MRLAELGEFGLIDRIKKNVAASPSVLLGIGDDAAALVPAPGCVTLITCDMLLEAVHFDLSFCDPESLGRKSLSVNLSDLAAMGARPRQFLLGIALPKEVPIEFMDHFMAGILEQAERFGATLVGGDTCASKGGLAISITALGEQRPELVLKRSGARPGDLICLTGTVGDAAAGLEALRRGMRDGFLVSRQLDPTPRVAAGVAVAEGRLATAMIDVSDGVLGDLGHIREMSGVGAKLELARLPLSDEYLAFCPDDPYALALTGGEDYELLFCIDPGKRSEVEALFARLDLRLSVIGEITAVRETTLVTPDGGAYAPGRGGFDHFG, translated from the coding sequence TTGAGACTGGCGGAACTGGGCGAATTCGGCCTGATCGACCGCATCAAGAAAAACGTCGCCGCGTCCCCCTCGGTGCTTCTGGGCATCGGGGATGACGCGGCGGCTCTCGTTCCTGCCCCAGGATGCGTCACCCTGATCACCTGCGACATGCTCCTCGAAGCCGTCCACTTCGACCTCTCCTTTTGCGACCCGGAAAGCCTCGGCAGGAAATCGCTTTCGGTTAACCTCTCGGACCTTGCGGCGATGGGTGCCCGCCCGCGCCAGTTTCTGCTCGGCATCGCCCTCCCCAAGGAAGTCCCGATCGAGTTCATGGACCATTTCATGGCGGGGATCCTGGAGCAGGCCGAGCGCTTCGGCGCCACGCTGGTCGGAGGGGACACCTGCGCCTCCAAGGGGGGACTCGCCATCTCCATTACGGCCTTGGGCGAGCAGCGCCCGGAGCTGGTCTTGAAGCGCAGCGGGGCGCGCCCGGGGGACCTGATCTGCCTCACCGGGACCGTGGGGGACGCCGCGGCAGGGCTTGAGGCGCTGCGGCGCGGAATGCGGGACGGTTTCCTGGTGTCGCGCCAGTTGGACCCGACACCCAGGGTCGCCGCCGGCGTCGCGGTCGCCGAGGGGAGACTTGCCACCGCGATGATCGATGTAAGCGACGGCGTTTTGGGGGATCTGGGGCACATCCGCGAGATGTCGGGGGTGGGCGCGAAACTGGAGCTGGCCAGGCTGCCGCTCTCCGACGAGTACCTGGCCTTTTGTCCCGACGACCCTTACGCGCTGGCGCTCACCGGCGGGGAGGACTACGAGCTTTTGTTCTGCATCGACCCGGGAAAGAGAAGTGAAGTGGAGGCGCTCTTCGCGCGGCTGGATTTGAGGCTCTCGGTGATCGGGGAGATCACCGCCGTGCGGGAGACGACCCTCGTCACCCCCGACGGCGGCGCCTACGCCCCCGGTCGCGGAGGCTTCGATCATTTCGGGTGA
- a CDS encoding tetratricopeptide repeat protein, which produces MNRSEIHQKTAATGKPGAADAEELYRQGTEALQARNFAAAFRLLRAALDQKRSPEHLSQFALALTQYTGNDKAGVALCQEAIRSEPRNPNHFLRLGTIYLVAGRKKEAVRIFNLGLRVGRHPGITRMLQALGQRDKPVLPFLARTNPLNKYLGKMRSNIFKKDR; this is translated from the coding sequence ATGAACAGATCCGAGATCCACCAGAAAACAGCGGCCACCGGGAAGCCCGGAGCGGCCGATGCTGAAGAGTTGTACCGGCAGGGAACCGAGGCGCTTCAGGCGAGGAACTTCGCGGCGGCGTTCCGGCTCCTCAGGGCCGCGCTGGACCAGAAACGCTCACCTGAGCACCTTTCGCAGTTCGCCCTGGCGCTCACCCAGTACACCGGCAACGACAAGGCCGGCGTCGCGCTCTGCCAGGAGGCGATCAGGAGCGAGCCGAGGAACCCGAACCACTTCCTGCGGCTGGGAACCATCTACCTGGTTGCCGGGCGGAAGAAAGAGGCGGTGCGCATCTTCAACCTGGGGCTCAGGGTCGGGCGCCACCCAGGCATCACCAGGATGCTGCAGGCCCTGGGGCAAAGGGACAAGCCGGTACTCCCTTTCCTCGCCCGCACCAACCCGCTCAACAAGTACCTGGGCAAGATGAGGAGCAACATTTTCAAGAAGGACCGCTAG
- a CDS encoding DedA family protein encodes MHAVVDWLLQTIGALGYPGIFLLMAMESSIIPIPSELVMPPAGYLAQQGQMNMTVAILCGTAGSLVGAYANYYAAHYLGRPLVLKYGKYVFITEEKFAKVERFFLKHGEISTFIGRLLPVVRHLISLPAGLSGMNHLRFSLYTLLGAGIWCTVLTFIGYVIGSNQELIMKYSHQAVLGVVALSAVIIAVYVRWQRRNGNCGAD; translated from the coding sequence ATGCATGCAGTAGTGGATTGGCTGTTACAGACCATCGGGGCGCTGGGGTATCCCGGCATCTTTCTCCTGATGGCGATGGAAAGTTCCATCATCCCCATACCGAGCGAACTGGTGATGCCGCCGGCAGGGTACCTGGCCCAGCAGGGACAGATGAACATGACCGTGGCGATACTCTGCGGCACCGCGGGTAGCCTGGTAGGCGCCTACGCGAACTATTACGCCGCGCACTACCTGGGGCGCCCCCTGGTGCTCAAGTACGGAAAGTACGTCTTCATCACCGAGGAGAAGTTCGCCAAGGTGGAGCGGTTCTTTTTGAAGCACGGCGAGATATCGACCTTCATAGGGAGGCTCTTGCCGGTGGTCAGGCACCTGATCTCGCTCCCGGCGGGGCTCTCCGGGATGAACCACCTGAGGTTCTCCCTCTACACCCTGCTCGGCGCCGGCATCTGGTGCACCGTACTCACCTTCATAGGGTACGTCATCGGCAGCAACCAGGAGCTGATCATGAAGTACTCGCACCAGGCGGTTCTAGGCGTGGTGGCGCTGAGCGCCGTCATCATCGCCGTCTACGTCCGGTGGCAGCGCAGAAACGGCAACTGCGGCGCCGACTGA
- a CDS encoding putative manganese-dependent inorganic diphosphatase: protein MEKEIYIIGHRNPDTDSVASAIAYARLKRELGEERVTAAMAGALNPQTTWLLSRLGIKAPLYLADVHPKVRDVIRRTAVSVAETAPLLTALELFHHHGIRVLPVLDQRGAPTGVIPLLKIAERSLATGPASLRLVTASLDSLAACLEASFLAGSGDGAVETLHLFVGAMAEESFTAKISGFDPVNLVVVTGDRRSIQLSAIERGVRLLVVTGGLAVDADVVRLAEQNGVALLSTPLDTAATVSRARLATPAGHLADTGFESVSVGAPLGRLREKLLHSGETAVLVLEEDGTLAGVATKSSLFEPLPYALILVDHNELSQSVPGAEDLEILEVVDHHKLGNPPTSNPIPFITAPVGSTCTIVASLYEEHRVTPSAETAALLLAGILSDTVILKSPTTTAKDRDTVSRLAVLAGLDWQAFGAEIFAASGALSGYGSPDRVVGSDFKLFSQGEIRFGVGQVEVFGFAEFEEMKTELRGALSSLREKEGLEVAGLMVTDISSESTMFLMDGGQGYSRFMGYPQPEPQVFEMKGVMSRKKQLVPHLIKVLGGR from the coding sequence ATGGAAAAAGAAATCTACATAATCGGCCACAGGAATCCCGACACCGACTCGGTCGCCTCGGCCATCGCCTATGCCCGTCTGAAGCGGGAGCTGGGCGAGGAGAGGGTCACCGCCGCCATGGCCGGAGCGCTCAACCCTCAGACCACCTGGCTTCTTTCCCGGCTCGGGATCAAGGCGCCGCTCTACCTGGCCGACGTGCATCCCAAGGTTCGCGACGTGATCCGGCGCACCGCCGTCTCGGTCGCCGAGACGGCGCCGCTTCTCACTGCCCTCGAACTCTTCCATCACCACGGTATCCGGGTGCTGCCGGTCCTCGACCAGAGGGGGGCGCCGACCGGGGTGATACCGCTTTTGAAGATCGCGGAGCGCTCGCTGGCGACCGGACCCGCGTCGCTGAGACTCGTCACCGCGTCGCTCGACTCGCTCGCCGCCTGCCTCGAGGCGAGCTTTCTCGCCGGCTCCGGCGACGGTGCGGTGGAGACGCTGCACCTCTTCGTGGGGGCTATGGCTGAGGAGTCCTTCACCGCCAAGATATCCGGGTTCGACCCGGTGAACCTCGTGGTTGTGACCGGCGACAGGCGCTCCATCCAGCTATCCGCCATCGAGCGGGGGGTGCGTCTTCTGGTCGTTACCGGGGGGCTCGCGGTCGACGCGGATGTGGTGCGCCTGGCGGAGCAAAACGGCGTGGCGCTTCTCTCCACACCTTTGGACACCGCGGCGACCGTGTCGCGGGCGCGGCTTGCGACCCCCGCCGGGCACTTGGCCGACACCGGCTTCGAGAGCGTCTCCGTGGGGGCCCCGCTTGGGCGCCTGAGAGAGAAGCTCCTGCACTCCGGCGAGACCGCCGTGCTGGTCCTCGAGGAGGACGGGACGCTTGCCGGCGTCGCCACCAAGTCCTCGCTCTTCGAGCCGCTTCCTTACGCGCTGATACTGGTGGACCACAACGAGCTCTCGCAGTCGGTGCCCGGGGCGGAGGACCTGGAGATACTCGAGGTAGTCGACCACCACAAGCTCGGGAACCCTCCGACGAGCAACCCCATACCCTTCATCACCGCCCCGGTCGGGAGCACCTGCACCATCGTCGCCTCGCTTTACGAGGAGCACCGGGTAACCCCCTCCGCGGAGACCGCGGCGCTGCTCCTGGCGGGGATACTCTCCGACACCGTCATCCTCAAGTCCCCCACCACCACGGCAAAGGACCGCGACACGGTTTCCCGGCTCGCCGTGCTGGCGGGGCTCGACTGGCAGGCCTTCGGCGCCGAGATCTTCGCCGCCTCGGGGGCGCTCTCAGGCTACGGGAGCCCCGACCGGGTGGTGGGCTCCGACTTCAAGCTCTTCAGCCAGGGGGAGATCCGCTTCGGCGTGGGGCAGGTCGAGGTGTTCGGCTTCGCCGAGTTCGAGGAGATGAAGACCGAATTGAGGGGCGCGCTCTCCTCGCTGCGTGAGAAGGAAGGGCTTGAGGTGGCGGGGCTCATGGTCACCGACATCTCCAGCGAGAGCACCATGTTCCTCATGGACGGCGGGCAGGGATACAGCCGCTTCATGGGGTACCCCCAGCCCGAGCCCCAGGTCTTCGAGATGAAAGGGGTCATGTCGCGCAAGAAACAGCTGGTGCCGCACCTGATCAAGGTGCTGGGAGGACGCTAA
- a CDS encoding YHS domain-containing protein — protein MKILIWVLLGYLAYRMFKGKSEAKIAKKEPAVAETFQDPVCGVYISEADAVVGNLEGKRYHFCSMDCLRRFEQIQQQR, from the coding sequence GTGAAGATATTGATCTGGGTGCTCCTTGGCTACCTGGCGTACCGGATGTTCAAGGGGAAGTCCGAGGCGAAGATCGCCAAAAAGGAGCCGGCCGTGGCGGAGACCTTCCAGGATCCGGTCTGCGGTGTGTACATATCGGAGGCCGACGCGGTGGTCGGCAACCTCGAAGGAAAACGCTATCACTTCTGCTCCATGGACTGCCTAAGGCGGTTCGAGCAGATTCAGCAGCAGCGGTAA
- a CDS encoding bifunctional homocysteine S-methyltransferase/methylenetetrahydrofolate reductase, with product MGGSFLERVAHEVLIGDGAIGTMLYAKGVALDANFEHLNLVRPQLVLDLHAEYLSAGAQVIETNTFGANYAKLSAIGIGGKVAEINRQGAILARRAANGRDVFVAGSMGPLGRGKQEQSDEQVQESFRLQAAALAEGGVDLLILETFSELDELETALAAARETGLPVVANLAFGEGSRLAGGIEAEDAALRLAAAGASLVGANCGAGPLELLATLKRMAAVTDLPLAAYPNSGFPEYVDGRYIYRTTPDYFAARAEEMVAAGAVLVGGCCGTTPEHIRVMAQRLKGARPAARVAVGAVSRTPVAEKAQALGSSFLDRWGKEMVVTVELDPPRGLDCSRILAGSRALKEAGADAINLAENPLARVRMGNLALASLIRREVGIEVIAHITCRDRNLIGLQSDLMGASLLGVSSILAVTGDPASLGEEAGASSVFDLNSFTLIKLLSDLNRGVNALGNPIGAGTGFTIGAAFNPNTQKMEVQVARLAKKVANGACFAQTQPIYDLERFEQMMEQTAHLGIPVLPGVLPLVSGRNAEFLHNEVPGITIPDSIRERMAGKVGEEGVREGLAIAREFIEATMGKVGGYYLIPPFGKYEIAVELVKFIKSRG from the coding sequence ATGGGCGGATCTTTTCTGGAGCGGGTGGCGCATGAGGTGCTGATCGGCGACGGCGCCATCGGAACCATGCTTTATGCCAAGGGGGTGGCGCTCGACGCCAACTTCGAGCACCTGAACCTGGTGCGGCCGCAGCTGGTACTCGACCTGCACGCCGAGTACCTTTCGGCGGGAGCACAGGTGATCGAGACCAACACCTTCGGCGCCAACTACGCCAAGCTCTCCGCCATAGGCATCGGCGGCAAGGTGGCGGAGATAAACCGCCAGGGGGCGATCCTCGCCCGCCGCGCCGCCAACGGGCGCGACGTCTTCGTCGCCGGTTCCATGGGCCCCCTGGGTCGCGGCAAGCAGGAGCAGAGCGACGAGCAGGTGCAGGAGTCTTTCCGGCTCCAGGCCGCCGCCCTGGCCGAGGGTGGGGTGGATCTCCTGATCCTGGAGACGTTCTCCGAGCTGGACGAGCTGGAAACGGCGCTTGCCGCGGCACGCGAGACCGGGCTACCCGTGGTGGCGAACCTCGCCTTCGGGGAAGGTTCGAGACTTGCCGGCGGCATCGAGGCCGAGGACGCGGCGCTGAGGCTCGCCGCGGCGGGCGCGAGCCTCGTGGGCGCCAACTGCGGCGCGGGCCCCCTGGAGCTTCTGGCCACCTTGAAGCGGATGGCCGCGGTCACCGACCTGCCGCTGGCAGCCTACCCCAACTCCGGCTTTCCCGAGTACGTCGACGGGCGCTACATCTACCGGACCACGCCCGACTACTTCGCCGCCCGGGCCGAGGAGATGGTGGCGGCAGGCGCCGTGCTGGTGGGGGGGTGCTGCGGCACCACTCCGGAGCATATCCGGGTCATGGCCCAGCGCCTGAAGGGAGCTCGCCCTGCCGCTCGCGTCGCCGTCGGAGCCGTGAGCCGCACCCCTGTTGCGGAAAAGGCCCAGGCGCTCGGGTCCAGTTTTCTCGACCGCTGGGGCAAGGAGATGGTGGTCACGGTCGAGCTCGACCCCCCCAGGGGTCTCGACTGCAGCAGGATTCTGGCCGGAAGCCGCGCCCTCAAAGAAGCAGGGGCCGACGCCATCAACCTCGCCGAGAACCCGCTGGCGCGGGTGCGCATGGGGAACCTGGCGCTCGCCTCCTTGATCAGGCGCGAGGTGGGGATCGAGGTCATCGCCCACATCACCTGCCGCGACCGGAACCTGATCGGGCTGCAATCGGACCTGATGGGGGCGAGCCTTCTCGGGGTGAGTTCGATCCTCGCCGTAACCGGCGACCCGGCAAGTCTCGGCGAGGAGGCAGGGGCCTCCTCCGTCTTCGATCTCAACTCGTTCACACTGATCAAGCTTTTGAGCGACCTCAACCGCGGCGTCAACGCGCTGGGAAACCCGATCGGCGCCGGCACCGGCTTCACCATCGGGGCCGCGTTCAACCCCAACACCCAGAAGATGGAGGTGCAGGTGGCGAGGCTCGCCAAAAAAGTCGCCAACGGCGCCTGTTTCGCCCAGACCCAGCCGATCTACGACCTGGAGCGGTTCGAGCAGATGATGGAGCAGACGGCGCACCTGGGGATACCGGTACTTCCCGGTGTCCTCCCGCTGGTGAGCGGGCGCAACGCCGAGTTCCTGCACAACGAAGTCCCCGGCATCACCATCCCCGACAGCATTCGGGAGCGGATGGCCGGGAAGGTGGGGGAGGAAGGGGTGCGCGAGGGGCTCGCCATCGCCCGCGAGTTCATCGAGGCGACCATGGGGAAGGTGGGTGGATACTACCTGATACCCCCATTCGGGAAATACGAGATCGCCGTCGAGCTGGTGAAGTTCATAAAATCCAGAGGCTGA